One genomic window of Manihot esculenta cultivar AM560-2 chromosome 16, M.esculenta_v8, whole genome shotgun sequence includes the following:
- the LOC110603137 gene encoding K(+) efflux antiporter 4 isoform X9 has protein sequence MRLLLAVLFVCVFLLWLCVTESDSAVQINATPESNETRSRSREDSFANMIDRALEKEFNETDQNESADPGGFNNSVTGQQAVLETVARVKSKKNDSKEEKYVLILNKKSFQFHDVFNLDNENRVEDMPTLIDRKDNIFIISNLKSKYPVLQLDLRLISDLVVVIVSATCGGIAFAFAGQPVITGYLLAGSIIGPGGLSFVSEMVQVETVAQFGVVFLLFALGLEFSATKLRVVRAVAVLGGLLQIFLFMCLCGITVSLCGGKSSEGVFVGAFLSMSSTAVVLKFLMEKNIINSLHGQVTIGTLVLQDCAVGLLFALLPILGGTSGVLQGVISMTKSLVLLVTFLVVLTILSRTCVPWFLKLMISLSSQTNELYQLASVAFCLLVAWCSDKLGLSLELGSFAAGVMISTTDLAQHTLEQGKFYLLLLGTTALSLVTTPLLFKLIPAVIHLGVLLHWFPPDSPMEIGYKGDSFGADSAKSVTLMVEGPHDS, from the exons ATGAGGTTACTTTTAGCTGTGTTATTCGTTTGTGTTTTCCTTCTCTGGCTCTGCGTTACCGAATCCGACTCGGCAGTGCAGATCAATGCAACACCCGAGTCGAATGAGACGCGTTCGAGATCCAGAGAGGACAGCTTCGCTAACATGATTGATCGGGCTTTGGAGAAGGAGTTCAACGAGACGGACCAAAATGAAT CCGCTGATCCTGGTGGCTTCAATAACAGCGTTACTGGACAGCAG GCAGTTTTGGAAACTGTTGCTAGAGTTAAGTCAAAGAAAAATGACAGCAAGGAGGAGAAGTATGTGCTTATTCTTAACAAAAA ATCTTTtcagtttcatgatgttttcaaTTTGGACAATGAGAATCGAGTAGAGGATATGCCAACATTGATCGATAGAAAG GATAATATCTTTATAATCTCAAACCTAAAATCCAAGTACCCTGTGTTGCAATTAGATTTAAG ATTGATATCAGATCTGGTAGTCGTCATTGTATCTGCAACTTGTGGCGGCATTGCATTTGCCTTTGCTGGACAACCA GTTATTACTGGATATCTGCTAGCAGGATCTATTATTGGGCCTGGGGGCTTGAGCTTTGTCAGTGAAATGGTGCAA GTTGAAACAGTAGCTCAGTTTGGTGTGGTATTTCTTCTATTTGCGTTGGGCCTAGAATTCTCTGCAACAAAG CTTCGTGTTGTTCGAGCTGTTGCTGTTCTAGGTGGTCTTCTCCAGATTTTCCTATTTATGTGCTTGTGTGGAATAACAGTGTCG TTATGTGGTGGCAAATCTTCAGAGGGAGTGTTTGTTGGTGCTTTCCTGTCTATGTCATCTACTGCTGTG GTTTTGAAATTTTTGATGGAGAAGAATATTATAAATTCCCTTCATGGTCAAGTCACTATTGGCACCCTTGTCTTGCAG GATTGTGCAGTTGGTTTGCTATTTGCTTTGCTTCCTATTCTCGGTGGCACTTCTGGTGTTCTCCAAGGAGTCATATCTATGACTAAATC GTTGGTACTTCTGGTAACATTTTTGGTTGTCTTGACAATATTATCGCGTACTTGTGTACCGTGGTTTCTAAAGCTTATGATAAGCCTATCATCGCAG ACTAATGAACTCTATCAATTGGCATCAGTGGCTTTCTGCTTACTTGTGGCTTGG TGTAGTGATAAGTTGGGTCTGAGCCTTGAACTGGGATCTTTTGCTGCTGGAGTTATGATATCAACAACTGATCTTGCTCAACATACACTTGAACAA GGTAAATTTTATTTGCTGCTGCTTGGAACAACAGCTTTGAGTTTG GTGACTACGCCATTGCTTTTCAAGTTGATTCCTGCTGTCATTCATCTTGGAGTACTATTGCATTGGTTTCCCCCTGATAGTCCAATGGAG ATTGGATATAAAGGAGATAGCTTTGGCGCAGATAGTGCTAAGTCTGTTACTTTGATGGTCGAAGGCCCTCATGATTCATGA
- the LOC110603137 gene encoding K(+) efflux antiporter 4 isoform X5 — translation MRLLLAVLFVCVFLLWLCVTESDSAVQINATPESNETRSRSREDSFANMIDRALEKEFNETDQNESADPGGFNNSVTGQQAVLETVARVKSKKNDSKEEKYVLILNKKSFQFHDVFNLDNENRVEDMPTLIDRKVITGYLLAGSIIGPGGLSFVSEMVQVETVAQFGVVFLLFALGLEFSATKLRVVRAVAVLGGLLQIFLFMCLCGITVSLCGGKSSEGVFVGAFLSMSSTAVVLKFLMEKNIINSLHGQVTIGTLVLQDCAVGLLFALLPILGGTSGVLQGVISMTKSLVLLVTFLVVLTILSRTCVPWFLKLMISLSSQTNELYQLASVAFCLLVAWCSDKLGLSLELGSFAAGVMISTTDLAQHTLEQVEPIRNFFAALFLASIGMLIHVHFLWNHVDILLAAVLLVIIIKTAVVATVVKGFRYNNKTSLLVGMSLAQIGEFAFVLLSRASNLHLVEGKFYLLLLGTTALSLVTTPLLFKLIPAVIHLGVLLHWFPPDSPMEIGYKGDSFGADSAKSVTLMVEGPHDS, via the exons ATGAGGTTACTTTTAGCTGTGTTATTCGTTTGTGTTTTCCTTCTCTGGCTCTGCGTTACCGAATCCGACTCGGCAGTGCAGATCAATGCAACACCCGAGTCGAATGAGACGCGTTCGAGATCCAGAGAGGACAGCTTCGCTAACATGATTGATCGGGCTTTGGAGAAGGAGTTCAACGAGACGGACCAAAATGAAT CCGCTGATCCTGGTGGCTTCAATAACAGCGTTACTGGACAGCAG GCAGTTTTGGAAACTGTTGCTAGAGTTAAGTCAAAGAAAAATGACAGCAAGGAGGAGAAGTATGTGCTTATTCTTAACAAAAA ATCTTTtcagtttcatgatgttttcaaTTTGGACAATGAGAATCGAGTAGAGGATATGCCAACATTGATCGATAGAAAG GTTATTACTGGATATCTGCTAGCAGGATCTATTATTGGGCCTGGGGGCTTGAGCTTTGTCAGTGAAATGGTGCAA GTTGAAACAGTAGCTCAGTTTGGTGTGGTATTTCTTCTATTTGCGTTGGGCCTAGAATTCTCTGCAACAAAG CTTCGTGTTGTTCGAGCTGTTGCTGTTCTAGGTGGTCTTCTCCAGATTTTCCTATTTATGTGCTTGTGTGGAATAACAGTGTCG TTATGTGGTGGCAAATCTTCAGAGGGAGTGTTTGTTGGTGCTTTCCTGTCTATGTCATCTACTGCTGTG GTTTTGAAATTTTTGATGGAGAAGAATATTATAAATTCCCTTCATGGTCAAGTCACTATTGGCACCCTTGTCTTGCAG GATTGTGCAGTTGGTTTGCTATTTGCTTTGCTTCCTATTCTCGGTGGCACTTCTGGTGTTCTCCAAGGAGTCATATCTATGACTAAATC GTTGGTACTTCTGGTAACATTTTTGGTTGTCTTGACAATATTATCGCGTACTTGTGTACCGTGGTTTCTAAAGCTTATGATAAGCCTATCATCGCAG ACTAATGAACTCTATCAATTGGCATCAGTGGCTTTCTGCTTACTTGTGGCTTGG TGTAGTGATAAGTTGGGTCTGAGCCTTGAACTGGGATCTTTTGCTGCTGGAGTTATGATATCAACAACTGATCTTGCTCAACATACACTTGAACAA GTTGAACCCATTCGCAACTTCTTTGCGGCTCTCTTTCTTGCCAGCATTGGGATGCTAATACATGTTCATTTCCTATGGAATCATGTTGATATTTTACTGGCAGCTGTACTGTTGGTGATTATCATAAAAACTGCTGTGGTTGCGACTGTTGTCAAGGGATTTCGATACAACAATAAAACTTCACTTCTT GTTGGAATGTCTCTGGCGCAAATTGGGGAATTTGCTTTTGTTCTCCTAAGTCGTGCTTCTAATCTTCATCTTGTCGAG GGTAAATTTTATTTGCTGCTGCTTGGAACAACAGCTTTGAGTTTG GTGACTACGCCATTGCTTTTCAAGTTGATTCCTGCTGTCATTCATCTTGGAGTACTATTGCATTGGTTTCCCCCTGATAGTCCAATGGAG ATTGGATATAAAGGAGATAGCTTTGGCGCAGATAGTGCTAAGTCTGTTACTTTGATGGTCGAAGGCCCTCATGATTCATGA
- the LOC110603137 gene encoding K(+) efflux antiporter 4 isoform X1 encodes MRLLLAVLFVCVFLLWLCVTESDSAVQINATPESNETRSRSREDSFANMIDRALEKEFNETDQNESADPGGFNNSVTGQQAVLETVARVKSKKNDSKEEKYVLILNKKSFQFHDVFNLDNENRVEDMPTLIDRKDNIFIISNLKSKYPVLQLDLRLISDLVVVIVSATCGGIAFAFAGQPVITGYLLAGSIIGPGGLSFVSEMVQVETVAQFGVVFLLFALGLEFSATKLRVVRAVAVLGGLLQIFLFMCLCGITVSLCGGKSSEGVFVGAFLSMSSTAVVLKFLMEKNIINSLHGQVTIGTLVLQDCAVGLLFALLPILGGTSGVLQGVISMTKSLVLLVTFLVVLTILSRTCVPWFLKLMISLSSQTNELYQLASVAFCLLVAWCSDKLGLSLELGSFAAGVMISTTDLAQHTLEQVEPIRNFFAALFLASIGMLIHVHFLWNHVDILLAAVLLVIIIKTAVVATVVKGFRYNNKTSLLVGMSLAQIGEFAFVLLSRASNLHLVEGKFYLLLLGTTALSLVTTPLLFKLIPAVIHLGVLLHWFPPDSPMEIGYKGDSFGADSAKSVTLMVEGPHDS; translated from the exons ATGAGGTTACTTTTAGCTGTGTTATTCGTTTGTGTTTTCCTTCTCTGGCTCTGCGTTACCGAATCCGACTCGGCAGTGCAGATCAATGCAACACCCGAGTCGAATGAGACGCGTTCGAGATCCAGAGAGGACAGCTTCGCTAACATGATTGATCGGGCTTTGGAGAAGGAGTTCAACGAGACGGACCAAAATGAAT CCGCTGATCCTGGTGGCTTCAATAACAGCGTTACTGGACAGCAG GCAGTTTTGGAAACTGTTGCTAGAGTTAAGTCAAAGAAAAATGACAGCAAGGAGGAGAAGTATGTGCTTATTCTTAACAAAAA ATCTTTtcagtttcatgatgttttcaaTTTGGACAATGAGAATCGAGTAGAGGATATGCCAACATTGATCGATAGAAAG GATAATATCTTTATAATCTCAAACCTAAAATCCAAGTACCCTGTGTTGCAATTAGATTTAAG ATTGATATCAGATCTGGTAGTCGTCATTGTATCTGCAACTTGTGGCGGCATTGCATTTGCCTTTGCTGGACAACCA GTTATTACTGGATATCTGCTAGCAGGATCTATTATTGGGCCTGGGGGCTTGAGCTTTGTCAGTGAAATGGTGCAA GTTGAAACAGTAGCTCAGTTTGGTGTGGTATTTCTTCTATTTGCGTTGGGCCTAGAATTCTCTGCAACAAAG CTTCGTGTTGTTCGAGCTGTTGCTGTTCTAGGTGGTCTTCTCCAGATTTTCCTATTTATGTGCTTGTGTGGAATAACAGTGTCG TTATGTGGTGGCAAATCTTCAGAGGGAGTGTTTGTTGGTGCTTTCCTGTCTATGTCATCTACTGCTGTG GTTTTGAAATTTTTGATGGAGAAGAATATTATAAATTCCCTTCATGGTCAAGTCACTATTGGCACCCTTGTCTTGCAG GATTGTGCAGTTGGTTTGCTATTTGCTTTGCTTCCTATTCTCGGTGGCACTTCTGGTGTTCTCCAAGGAGTCATATCTATGACTAAATC GTTGGTACTTCTGGTAACATTTTTGGTTGTCTTGACAATATTATCGCGTACTTGTGTACCGTGGTTTCTAAAGCTTATGATAAGCCTATCATCGCAG ACTAATGAACTCTATCAATTGGCATCAGTGGCTTTCTGCTTACTTGTGGCTTGG TGTAGTGATAAGTTGGGTCTGAGCCTTGAACTGGGATCTTTTGCTGCTGGAGTTATGATATCAACAACTGATCTTGCTCAACATACACTTGAACAA GTTGAACCCATTCGCAACTTCTTTGCGGCTCTCTTTCTTGCCAGCATTGGGATGCTAATACATGTTCATTTCCTATGGAATCATGTTGATATTTTACTGGCAGCTGTACTGTTGGTGATTATCATAAAAACTGCTGTGGTTGCGACTGTTGTCAAGGGATTTCGATACAACAATAAAACTTCACTTCTT GTTGGAATGTCTCTGGCGCAAATTGGGGAATTTGCTTTTGTTCTCCTAAGTCGTGCTTCTAATCTTCATCTTGTCGAG GGTAAATTTTATTTGCTGCTGCTTGGAACAACAGCTTTGAGTTTG GTGACTACGCCATTGCTTTTCAAGTTGATTCCTGCTGTCATTCATCTTGGAGTACTATTGCATTGGTTTCCCCCTGATAGTCCAATGGAG ATTGGATATAAAGGAGATAGCTTTGGCGCAGATAGTGCTAAGTCTGTTACTTTGATGGTCGAAGGCCCTCATGATTCATGA
- the LOC110603137 gene encoding K(+) efflux antiporter 4 isoform X4, with the protein MRLLLAVLFVCVFLLWLCVTESDSAVQINATPESNETRSRSREDSFANMIDRALEKEFNETDQNESADPGGFNNSVTGQQAVLETVARVKSKKNDSKEEKYVLILNKKSFQFHDVFNLDNENRVEDMPTLIDRKDNIFIISNLKSKYPVLQLDLRLISDLVVVIVSATCGGIAFAFAGQPVITGYLLAGSIIGPGGLSFVSEMVQVETVAQFGVVFLLFALGLEFSATKLRVVRAVAVLGGLLQIFLFMCLCGITVSLCGGKSSEGVFVGAFLSMSSTAVVLKFLMEKNIINSLHGQVTIGTLVLQDCAVGLLFALLPILGGTSGVLQGVISMTKSLVLLVTFLVVLTILSRTCVPWFLKLMISLSSQCSDKLGLSLELGSFAAGVMISTTDLAQHTLEQVEPIRNFFAALFLASIGMLIHVHFLWNHVDILLAAVLLVIIIKTAVVATVVKGFRYNNKTSLLVGMSLAQIGEFAFVLLSRASNLHLVEGKFYLLLLGTTALSLVTTPLLFKLIPAVIHLGVLLHWFPPDSPMEIGYKGDSFGADSAKSVTLMVEGPHDS; encoded by the exons ATGAGGTTACTTTTAGCTGTGTTATTCGTTTGTGTTTTCCTTCTCTGGCTCTGCGTTACCGAATCCGACTCGGCAGTGCAGATCAATGCAACACCCGAGTCGAATGAGACGCGTTCGAGATCCAGAGAGGACAGCTTCGCTAACATGATTGATCGGGCTTTGGAGAAGGAGTTCAACGAGACGGACCAAAATGAAT CCGCTGATCCTGGTGGCTTCAATAACAGCGTTACTGGACAGCAG GCAGTTTTGGAAACTGTTGCTAGAGTTAAGTCAAAGAAAAATGACAGCAAGGAGGAGAAGTATGTGCTTATTCTTAACAAAAA ATCTTTtcagtttcatgatgttttcaaTTTGGACAATGAGAATCGAGTAGAGGATATGCCAACATTGATCGATAGAAAG GATAATATCTTTATAATCTCAAACCTAAAATCCAAGTACCCTGTGTTGCAATTAGATTTAAG ATTGATATCAGATCTGGTAGTCGTCATTGTATCTGCAACTTGTGGCGGCATTGCATTTGCCTTTGCTGGACAACCA GTTATTACTGGATATCTGCTAGCAGGATCTATTATTGGGCCTGGGGGCTTGAGCTTTGTCAGTGAAATGGTGCAA GTTGAAACAGTAGCTCAGTTTGGTGTGGTATTTCTTCTATTTGCGTTGGGCCTAGAATTCTCTGCAACAAAG CTTCGTGTTGTTCGAGCTGTTGCTGTTCTAGGTGGTCTTCTCCAGATTTTCCTATTTATGTGCTTGTGTGGAATAACAGTGTCG TTATGTGGTGGCAAATCTTCAGAGGGAGTGTTTGTTGGTGCTTTCCTGTCTATGTCATCTACTGCTGTG GTTTTGAAATTTTTGATGGAGAAGAATATTATAAATTCCCTTCATGGTCAAGTCACTATTGGCACCCTTGTCTTGCAG GATTGTGCAGTTGGTTTGCTATTTGCTTTGCTTCCTATTCTCGGTGGCACTTCTGGTGTTCTCCAAGGAGTCATATCTATGACTAAATC GTTGGTACTTCTGGTAACATTTTTGGTTGTCTTGACAATATTATCGCGTACTTGTGTACCGTGGTTTCTAAAGCTTATGATAAGCCTATCATCGCAG TGTAGTGATAAGTTGGGTCTGAGCCTTGAACTGGGATCTTTTGCTGCTGGAGTTATGATATCAACAACTGATCTTGCTCAACATACACTTGAACAA GTTGAACCCATTCGCAACTTCTTTGCGGCTCTCTTTCTTGCCAGCATTGGGATGCTAATACATGTTCATTTCCTATGGAATCATGTTGATATTTTACTGGCAGCTGTACTGTTGGTGATTATCATAAAAACTGCTGTGGTTGCGACTGTTGTCAAGGGATTTCGATACAACAATAAAACTTCACTTCTT GTTGGAATGTCTCTGGCGCAAATTGGGGAATTTGCTTTTGTTCTCCTAAGTCGTGCTTCTAATCTTCATCTTGTCGAG GGTAAATTTTATTTGCTGCTGCTTGGAACAACAGCTTTGAGTTTG GTGACTACGCCATTGCTTTTCAAGTTGATTCCTGCTGTCATTCATCTTGGAGTACTATTGCATTGGTTTCCCCCTGATAGTCCAATGGAG ATTGGATATAAAGGAGATAGCTTTGGCGCAGATAGTGCTAAGTCTGTTACTTTGATGGTCGAAGGCCCTCATGATTCATGA
- the LOC110603137 gene encoding K(+) efflux antiporter 4 isoform X3 gives MRLLLAVLFVCVFLLWLCVTESDSAVQINATPESNETRSRSREDSFANMIDRALEKEFNETDQNESADPGGFNNSVTGQQAVLETVARVKSKKNDSKEEKYVLILNKKSFQFHDVFNLDNENRVEDMPTLIDRKDNIFIISNLKSKYPVLQLDLRLISDLVVVIVSATCGGIAFAFAGQPVITGYLLAGSIIGPGGLSFVSEMVQVETVAQFGVVFLLFALGLEFSATKLRVVRAVAVLGGLLQIFLFMCLCGITVSLCGGKSSEGVFVGAFLSMSSTAVVLKFLMEKNIINSLHGQVTIGTLVLQDCAVGLLFALLPILGGTSGVLQGVISMTKSLVLLVTFLVVLTILSRTCVPWFLKLMISLSSQTNELYQLASVAFCLLVAWCSDKLGLSLELGSFAAGVMISTTDLAQHTLEQVEPIRNFFAALFLASIGMLIHVHFLWNHVDILLAAVLLVIIIKTAVVATVVKGFRYNNKTSLLVGMSLAQIGEFAFVLLSRASNLHLVEGKFYLLLLGTTALSLVTTPLLFKLIPAVIHLGVLLHWFPPDSPMEVRKSAKEVD, from the exons ATGAGGTTACTTTTAGCTGTGTTATTCGTTTGTGTTTTCCTTCTCTGGCTCTGCGTTACCGAATCCGACTCGGCAGTGCAGATCAATGCAACACCCGAGTCGAATGAGACGCGTTCGAGATCCAGAGAGGACAGCTTCGCTAACATGATTGATCGGGCTTTGGAGAAGGAGTTCAACGAGACGGACCAAAATGAAT CCGCTGATCCTGGTGGCTTCAATAACAGCGTTACTGGACAGCAG GCAGTTTTGGAAACTGTTGCTAGAGTTAAGTCAAAGAAAAATGACAGCAAGGAGGAGAAGTATGTGCTTATTCTTAACAAAAA ATCTTTtcagtttcatgatgttttcaaTTTGGACAATGAGAATCGAGTAGAGGATATGCCAACATTGATCGATAGAAAG GATAATATCTTTATAATCTCAAACCTAAAATCCAAGTACCCTGTGTTGCAATTAGATTTAAG ATTGATATCAGATCTGGTAGTCGTCATTGTATCTGCAACTTGTGGCGGCATTGCATTTGCCTTTGCTGGACAACCA GTTATTACTGGATATCTGCTAGCAGGATCTATTATTGGGCCTGGGGGCTTGAGCTTTGTCAGTGAAATGGTGCAA GTTGAAACAGTAGCTCAGTTTGGTGTGGTATTTCTTCTATTTGCGTTGGGCCTAGAATTCTCTGCAACAAAG CTTCGTGTTGTTCGAGCTGTTGCTGTTCTAGGTGGTCTTCTCCAGATTTTCCTATTTATGTGCTTGTGTGGAATAACAGTGTCG TTATGTGGTGGCAAATCTTCAGAGGGAGTGTTTGTTGGTGCTTTCCTGTCTATGTCATCTACTGCTGTG GTTTTGAAATTTTTGATGGAGAAGAATATTATAAATTCCCTTCATGGTCAAGTCACTATTGGCACCCTTGTCTTGCAG GATTGTGCAGTTGGTTTGCTATTTGCTTTGCTTCCTATTCTCGGTGGCACTTCTGGTGTTCTCCAAGGAGTCATATCTATGACTAAATC GTTGGTACTTCTGGTAACATTTTTGGTTGTCTTGACAATATTATCGCGTACTTGTGTACCGTGGTTTCTAAAGCTTATGATAAGCCTATCATCGCAG ACTAATGAACTCTATCAATTGGCATCAGTGGCTTTCTGCTTACTTGTGGCTTGG TGTAGTGATAAGTTGGGTCTGAGCCTTGAACTGGGATCTTTTGCTGCTGGAGTTATGATATCAACAACTGATCTTGCTCAACATACACTTGAACAA GTTGAACCCATTCGCAACTTCTTTGCGGCTCTCTTTCTTGCCAGCATTGGGATGCTAATACATGTTCATTTCCTATGGAATCATGTTGATATTTTACTGGCAGCTGTACTGTTGGTGATTATCATAAAAACTGCTGTGGTTGCGACTGTTGTCAAGGGATTTCGATACAACAATAAAACTTCACTTCTT GTTGGAATGTCTCTGGCGCAAATTGGGGAATTTGCTTTTGTTCTCCTAAGTCGTGCTTCTAATCTTCATCTTGTCGAG GGTAAATTTTATTTGCTGCTGCTTGGAACAACAGCTTTGAGTTTG GTGACTACGCCATTGCTTTTCAAGTTGATTCCTGCTGTCATTCATCTTGGAGTACTATTGCATTGGTTTCCCCCTGATAGTCCAATGGAG GTCCGAAAGAGCGCAAAGGAGGTTGACTGA
- the LOC110603137 gene encoding K(+) efflux antiporter 4 isoform X10 — protein MRLLLAVLFVCVFLLWLCVTESDSAVQINATPESNETRSRSREDSFANMIDRALEKEFNETDQNESADPGGFNNSVTGQQAVLETVARVKSKKNDSKEEKYVLILNKKSFQFHDVFNLDNENRVEDMPTLIDRKDNIFIISNLKSKYPVLQLDLRLISDLVVVIVSATCGGIAFAFAGQPVITGYLLAGSIIGPGGLSFVSEMVQVETVAQFGVVFLLFALGLEFSATKLRVVRAVAVLGGLLQIFLFMCLCGITVSLCGGKSSEGVFVGAFLSMSSTAVVLKFLMEKNIINSLHGQVTIGTLVLQDCAVGLLFALLPILGGTSGVLQGVISMTKSLVLLVTFLVVLTILSRTCVPWFLKLMISLSSQTNELYQLASVAFCLLVAWCSDKLGLSLELGSFAAGVMISTTDLAQHTLEQVEPIRNFFAALFLASIGMLIHVHFLWNHVDILLAAVLLVIIIKTAVVATVVKGFRYNNKTSLLVYSHA, from the exons ATGAGGTTACTTTTAGCTGTGTTATTCGTTTGTGTTTTCCTTCTCTGGCTCTGCGTTACCGAATCCGACTCGGCAGTGCAGATCAATGCAACACCCGAGTCGAATGAGACGCGTTCGAGATCCAGAGAGGACAGCTTCGCTAACATGATTGATCGGGCTTTGGAGAAGGAGTTCAACGAGACGGACCAAAATGAAT CCGCTGATCCTGGTGGCTTCAATAACAGCGTTACTGGACAGCAG GCAGTTTTGGAAACTGTTGCTAGAGTTAAGTCAAAGAAAAATGACAGCAAGGAGGAGAAGTATGTGCTTATTCTTAACAAAAA ATCTTTtcagtttcatgatgttttcaaTTTGGACAATGAGAATCGAGTAGAGGATATGCCAACATTGATCGATAGAAAG GATAATATCTTTATAATCTCAAACCTAAAATCCAAGTACCCTGTGTTGCAATTAGATTTAAG ATTGATATCAGATCTGGTAGTCGTCATTGTATCTGCAACTTGTGGCGGCATTGCATTTGCCTTTGCTGGACAACCA GTTATTACTGGATATCTGCTAGCAGGATCTATTATTGGGCCTGGGGGCTTGAGCTTTGTCAGTGAAATGGTGCAA GTTGAAACAGTAGCTCAGTTTGGTGTGGTATTTCTTCTATTTGCGTTGGGCCTAGAATTCTCTGCAACAAAG CTTCGTGTTGTTCGAGCTGTTGCTGTTCTAGGTGGTCTTCTCCAGATTTTCCTATTTATGTGCTTGTGTGGAATAACAGTGTCG TTATGTGGTGGCAAATCTTCAGAGGGAGTGTTTGTTGGTGCTTTCCTGTCTATGTCATCTACTGCTGTG GTTTTGAAATTTTTGATGGAGAAGAATATTATAAATTCCCTTCATGGTCAAGTCACTATTGGCACCCTTGTCTTGCAG GATTGTGCAGTTGGTTTGCTATTTGCTTTGCTTCCTATTCTCGGTGGCACTTCTGGTGTTCTCCAAGGAGTCATATCTATGACTAAATC GTTGGTACTTCTGGTAACATTTTTGGTTGTCTTGACAATATTATCGCGTACTTGTGTACCGTGGTTTCTAAAGCTTATGATAAGCCTATCATCGCAG ACTAATGAACTCTATCAATTGGCATCAGTGGCTTTCTGCTTACTTGTGGCTTGG TGTAGTGATAAGTTGGGTCTGAGCCTTGAACTGGGATCTTTTGCTGCTGGAGTTATGATATCAACAACTGATCTTGCTCAACATACACTTGAACAA GTTGAACCCATTCGCAACTTCTTTGCGGCTCTCTTTCTTGCCAGCATTGGGATGCTAATACATGTTCATTTCCTATGGAATCATGTTGATATTTTACTGGCAGCTGTACTGTTGGTGATTATCATAAAAACTGCTGTGGTTGCGACTGTTGTCAAGGGATTTCGATACAACAATAAAACTTCACTTCTT GTTTATTCACATGCGTAG